The genomic segment CGGGCACGTGGACCACGGGAAGACGACGCTGACGTCGGCGATCACGATGGCGCTGGCGAAGCTGAACCCGAAGATCCAGGTACGGTCGTTCGACTCGATCGACAACGCGCCGGAGGAGAAGGCGCGGGGGATCACGATCGCGACGGCGCACGTGGAGT from the Terriglobia bacterium genome contains:
- the tuf gene encoding elongation factor Tu (EF-Tu; promotes GTP-dependent binding of aminoacyl-tRNA to the A-site of ribosomes during protein biosynthesis; when the tRNA anticodon matches the mRNA codon, GTP hydrolysis results; the inactive EF-Tu-GDP leaves the ribosome and release of GDP is promoted by elongation factor Ts; many prokaryotes have two copies of the gene encoding EF-Tu), whose translation is MGKEKFERTKPHVNVGTIGHVDHGKTTLTSAITMALAKLNPKIQVRSFDSIDNAPEEKARGITIATAHVE